From a region of the Streptomyces sp. NBC_00102 genome:
- a CDS encoding STM4011 family radical SAM protein: MDLTILYRGPLSSCDYDCPYCPFAKRRDSPEQLAADRAALERFTAWVATRTGDRISVLFTPWGEGLVRSWYRRALAELSHLPQVARVAIQTNLSGRTGWLSDANPERVALWCTYHPGQTPYDRFLGKCRELTAAGVRYSVGVVGFEEHLPEARRLRAALPEQVYLWVNAAEGRTYTDEEAERWTALDPLFPYSRHPHRSAGLPCRTGESVISVDGDGTVRRCHFVKAELGNLYDGSYRRALGPRACPLAVCDCHIGYVHLESLPLYDVFAGGVLERIPAAPDGPADAGPSHLRLPLV, translated from the coding sequence GTGGACCTGACGATCCTCTACCGGGGCCCTCTCTCCTCCTGCGACTACGACTGCCCGTACTGCCCGTTCGCGAAGAGGCGGGACAGCCCCGAGCAGCTGGCGGCCGACCGCGCGGCGCTCGAACGCTTCACCGCATGGGTCGCCACGCGGACCGGGGACCGCATCTCGGTGCTCTTCACCCCGTGGGGCGAAGGGCTGGTGCGGTCCTGGTACCGGCGGGCGCTGGCCGAGCTGTCCCACCTGCCGCAGGTGGCGCGGGTCGCGATCCAGACGAACCTCAGCGGCAGGACCGGGTGGCTGTCGGACGCGAACCCGGAGCGAGTGGCGCTCTGGTGCACGTACCACCCGGGCCAGACGCCGTACGACCGGTTCCTCGGGAAGTGCCGGGAGCTGACCGCGGCGGGGGTGCGGTACAGCGTGGGGGTCGTCGGCTTCGAGGAGCATCTCCCCGAGGCGCGGAGGCTGCGCGCGGCCCTGCCGGAGCAGGTCTACCTCTGGGTGAACGCCGCCGAGGGGCGTACGTACACGGACGAGGAGGCGGAACGGTGGACCGCGCTCGACCCGCTCTTCCCGTACAGCCGGCATCCGCACCGCTCGGCGGGGCTGCCGTGCCGGACCGGGGAGTCGGTGATCTCGGTGGACGGGGACGGCACCGTGCGCCGGTGCCACTTCGTCAAGGCCGAGCTGGGCAACCTCTACGACGGAAGCTACCGCCGGGCCCTCGGCCCGAGGGCCTGCCCGCTGGCGGTCTGCGACTGCCACATCGGGTACGTCCACCTGGAGTCGCTGCCGCTGTACGACGTGTTCGCCGGGGGTGTCCTGGAGCGGATTCCGGCGGCGCCGGACGGGCCCGCGGACGCGGGCCCGTCACATCTCCGGCTTCCGCTGGTGTGA
- a CDS encoding STM4012 family radical SAM protein, whose protein sequence is MTTTAPATATTATAVRPYQSYVYAYPHKTAYEELSDRPALRDLWAAERKDALQLYAHIPFCEVRCGFCNLFTRVGAPGELTTRYLDALDRQAIAVRDALGDDGPVRFAAAAFGGGTPTFLTAGELERLCDIAEKRMGADLRAVPLSVETSPSTATADRLAVLADRGTTRISIGVQSFVDGEARAAVRPQRRADVEAALGRIRETRIPVLNIDLIYGIDGQTARTWIASLDAALAWRPEELYLYPLYVRPLTGLGRLFEGSGPGAGAAADAAWDAQRLHLYRTGRDHLLAHGYEQVSMRMFRRADAPQEGPDDYACQTDGMVGLGCGARSYTSSLHYSFDYAVGMGEIRGIIDAFTTTEDFSRAQVGRYIDGDEPRRRHLLQSLLQAAGLQGAEYRQRFGTDPHQDFPDELARFAELGWLESRPGADGDTLRLSPEGLAHSDALGPALFSPAVRAAMAAYEAK, encoded by the coding sequence ATGACCACCACCGCCCCCGCCACAGCGACGACGGCCACCGCCGTCAGGCCGTACCAGAGCTACGTGTACGCCTACCCCCACAAAACGGCCTACGAAGAGCTGAGCGACCGCCCCGCGCTCCGCGACCTGTGGGCCGCGGAGCGCAAGGACGCCCTCCAGCTCTACGCCCACATACCGTTCTGCGAGGTCCGCTGCGGTTTCTGCAACCTCTTCACCCGGGTCGGCGCCCCCGGCGAGCTGACCACCCGCTACCTCGACGCGCTCGACCGGCAGGCGATTGCCGTACGTGACGCCCTGGGCGACGACGGGCCCGTGCGGTTCGCCGCCGCCGCGTTCGGCGGTGGCACGCCCACCTTCCTGACGGCCGGCGAGCTGGAGCGGCTCTGCGACATCGCGGAGAAGCGGATGGGCGCCGATCTGCGTGCGGTGCCACTGTCCGTGGAGACCTCGCCGTCCACGGCGACCGCCGACCGGCTCGCCGTGCTCGCCGACCGGGGCACCACCCGGATCAGCATCGGCGTGCAGAGCTTCGTGGACGGCGAGGCCCGGGCGGCGGTCCGCCCGCAGCGCCGGGCCGATGTCGAGGCGGCGCTCGGCCGCATACGCGAGACCCGGATCCCGGTCCTCAACATCGACCTGATCTACGGCATCGACGGGCAGACCGCGCGGACCTGGATCGCCTCGCTGGACGCAGCCCTGGCCTGGCGCCCGGAGGAGCTGTACCTCTACCCGCTGTACGTGCGTCCGCTGACCGGCCTCGGCCGCCTCTTTGAAGGCAGCGGCCCCGGGGCAGGTGCCGCGGCGGACGCCGCCTGGGACGCCCAGCGGCTCCACCTCTACCGCACCGGCCGGGACCACCTGCTGGCCCACGGGTACGAACAGGTCTCCATGCGGATGTTCCGCCGGGCAGACGCTCCCCAGGAGGGCCCCGACGACTACGCCTGCCAGACGGACGGCATGGTCGGCCTGGGCTGCGGCGCCCGTTCGTACACCTCGTCGCTGCACTACTCCTTCGACTACGCGGTCGGCATGGGGGAGATCCGCGGCATCATCGACGCCTTCACCACCACCGAGGACTTCTCCCGGGCGCAGGTCGGCCGTTACATCGACGGCGACGAACCCCGCCGCCGTCACCTCCTGCAGTCGCTGCTCCAGGCCGCCGGGCTGCAGGGCGCCGAGTACCGGCAGCGGTTCGGCACGGACCCCCACCAGGACTTCCCGGACGAACTCGCCCGCTTCGCCGAGCTCGGCTGGCTGGAGAGCCGGCCAGGCGCTGACGGCGATACGCTGCGGCTGTCCCCGGAGGGTCTCGCCCACTCCGACGCGCTCGGTCCCGCGCTCTTCTCCCCCGCCGTGCGCGCCGCGATGGCCGCGTACGAGGCGAAGTGA
- a CDS encoding STM4014 family protein: protein MSLSASSPGPRLAVVGNPLNRRVVFFRDAVRAAGLPEARVVPWLDVLRGRARFLPGESVRLDSPGEEPEVERLLRGVGDPTRVEGSALWYANFLAAVRAVAADVAATGGELLADPDELARIFDKRLCHAALDEAGVPVPASPTSGVSAAPVRGWEHVRELMRDHRMPRVFVKLAHGSSASGVLAVETAGPGRVQATTSVERDERGRLFNSLRVRRYTTEREVAALVDTLAPDGLHVERWLPKASQRGRSADLRVVVVAGRATHAVVRTSRSPMTNLHLGGARGDLDRVREAVSSAGASWSGALELCERAAACFPRTLCVGVDLLPSTGWRRFAVGEVNAFGDLLPGLTGLPGSGAEGLDTYAAQVAAVRPRAHTPEYDDASDERARNDRATAAP from the coding sequence ATGTCGCTGTCAGCGAGTAGTCCGGGACCGCGCCTCGCCGTCGTCGGCAACCCGCTCAACCGCCGGGTCGTCTTCTTCCGGGACGCGGTGCGCGCCGCCGGTCTGCCGGAGGCGCGGGTCGTGCCGTGGCTGGACGTCCTGCGTGGCCGGGCGCGCTTCCTGCCCGGCGAATCGGTGCGTCTGGACTCGCCGGGCGAGGAGCCCGAGGTCGAGCGCCTGCTGCGCGGGGTCGGTGATCCGACCCGTGTGGAGGGTTCGGCCCTCTGGTACGCGAACTTCCTCGCGGCCGTCCGCGCCGTGGCCGCGGACGTGGCGGCCACCGGTGGTGAACTGCTGGCCGACCCGGACGAGTTGGCCCGGATCTTCGACAAGCGGCTGTGCCACGCCGCACTCGACGAGGCGGGTGTGCCGGTTCCCGCCTCGCCCACTTCGGGCGTCTCGGCGGCCCCGGTCCGGGGCTGGGAGCACGTACGCGAGCTCATGCGGGACCACCGGATGCCCCGGGTGTTCGTGAAGTTGGCGCACGGCTCCTCGGCCTCCGGGGTACTGGCCGTGGAGACGGCCGGACCGGGCCGGGTCCAGGCGACCACCTCGGTGGAACGGGACGAGCGGGGACGGCTGTTCAACTCCCTGCGGGTGCGCAGGTACACCACCGAGCGGGAGGTCGCGGCGCTCGTTGACACGCTCGCGCCGGACGGGCTGCACGTCGAACGCTGGCTGCCCAAGGCCTCGCAGCGGGGCAGGTCCGCCGATCTGCGGGTCGTGGTGGTCGCGGGCCGTGCGACGCACGCCGTCGTACGGACCAGCCGCTCCCCCATGACCAATCTGCATCTCGGCGGGGCCCGTGGCGATCTGGACCGGGTCCGTGAGGCCGTTTCCTCGGCCGGCGCAAGCTGGTCCGGGGCTCTGGAACTCTGCGAGCGCGCGGCCGCCTGTTTCCCTCGCACCCTGTGCGTCGGGGTCGACCTGCTGCCCTCGACGGGTTGGCGGCGGTTCGCCGTGGGCGAGGTCAACGCCTTCGGTGATCTGCTGCCCGGTCTGACCGGCCTCCCCGGCAGCGGCGCCGAGGGCCTGGACACCTACGCCGCGCAGGTCGCCGCGGTGCGCCCCCGCGCGCACACCCCCGAGTACGACGACGCATCCGACGAACGAGCAAGGAACGACCGTGCCACCGCTGCCCCCTGA
- a CDS encoding STM4013/SEN3800 family hydrolase, translated as MNAVVGSHDLLLVTLDTLRHDVAVELAAAGRLPNLARHLPGGVWEKRHAPGSFTYASHQAIFAGFLPTPASPGPHPRLFAARFAGSETTAGRTFVYDSPDLLSGLEAVGYRTVCIGGVGFFNRMPPLGSVLPDLFTESHWEPEFGVASPTSFEAQTARAEKVVADLPADQRLFLFVNVSALHQPNWFHQPGATAGAGDSRATHAAALEYVDRHIGRLFAAASSRRRCFAIVCSDHGTAYGDDGYTGHRLGHEAVWTVPYAHFFLEPGA; from the coding sequence ATGAACGCCGTGGTCGGCAGTCACGACCTGCTGCTCGTCACGCTCGACACCCTGCGCCACGACGTCGCCGTCGAGCTCGCGGCGGCGGGCCGCCTGCCCAATCTGGCCCGGCATCTTCCCGGCGGGGTCTGGGAGAAGCGGCACGCGCCCGGCAGTTTCACCTACGCCTCCCACCAGGCGATTTTCGCCGGCTTCCTGCCCACCCCCGCCTCGCCCGGTCCCCATCCCCGTCTCTTCGCCGCGCGTTTCGCGGGGAGCGAGACCACGGCCGGCCGGACCTTCGTGTACGACTCCCCCGACCTGCTGAGCGGGCTGGAGGCGGTCGGCTATCGCACCGTGTGCATCGGCGGCGTCGGCTTCTTCAACCGCATGCCGCCCCTGGGGTCGGTGCTGCCGGACCTCTTCACGGAGAGTCACTGGGAGCCGGAATTCGGCGTCGCCTCGCCGACCTCCTTCGAGGCCCAGACAGCCCGGGCCGAGAAGGTCGTGGCGGATCTTCCCGCCGATCAGCGGCTCTTCCTCTTCGTCAACGTCTCGGCGCTCCATCAGCCCAACTGGTTCCACCAGCCCGGCGCCACCGCCGGGGCAGGCGATTCGCGCGCGACCCACGCGGCGGCGCTCGAGTACGTGGACCGGCACATCGGCAGGCTCTTCGCGGCGGCGAGCAGTCGGCGCCGCTGCTTCGCCATCGTCTGCTCCGACCACGGCACCGCCTACGGCGACGACGGATACACCGGACACCGCCTCGGCCACGAGGCCGTCTGGACGGTCCCGTACGCACACTTCTTCCTCGAACCGGGGGCCTGA
- a CDS encoding SGNH/GDSL hydrolase family protein produces the protein MADDSRIQKTDIIGSYAAIGDSFTEGVGDPGPDGTYVGWADRFAVLLADRLPVLDEATSSDSPHGEFRYANLAVRGRLLDQIVAEQVPRAKELAPDLVSFCAGGNDIIRPGTDPDDLAERFERAVADLTNAVGTVMVTTGFDTRGVPVLRHMRGKIATYNVHLRAIADRYHCPVLDLWSLRSIQDRRAWDDDRLHLSSGGHTRVALRAAQVLGLETSADPDQPWPPQAQRNTFEVRRDDIHWAREYLVPWIGRRLRGESSGDEVAAKRPDLLPL, from the coding sequence GTGGCAGACGATTCGAGAATCCAGAAGACAGACATCATCGGGTCGTACGCGGCGATCGGCGACAGTTTCACCGAAGGAGTCGGAGACCCCGGACCCGACGGGACCTATGTCGGCTGGGCGGACCGTTTCGCGGTTCTCCTGGCGGACCGGCTCCCCGTCCTCGACGAGGCGACGAGCTCCGATTCCCCGCACGGGGAATTCCGGTACGCCAATCTCGCCGTACGCGGACGACTCCTCGACCAGATCGTCGCGGAGCAGGTACCCCGCGCCAAGGAGCTCGCACCGGACCTGGTGAGCTTCTGCGCCGGAGGAAACGACATCATCCGGCCCGGCACGGACCCCGACGACCTGGCCGAGCGCTTCGAGCGCGCGGTCGCCGACCTCACCAACGCGGTCGGCACCGTCATGGTCACCACCGGGTTCGACACCCGGGGCGTACCGGTGCTGCGCCACATGCGCGGCAAGATCGCCACCTACAACGTCCATCTGCGGGCCATCGCGGACCGCTACCACTGCCCGGTGCTGGACCTGTGGTCGCTCCGCTCGATCCAGGACCGCCGTGCCTGGGACGACGACCGGCTCCACCTGTCCTCCGGCGGCCACACCAGGGTGGCACTGCGCGCCGCGCAGGTCCTCGGCCTGGAGACCTCGGCCGACCCCGACCAGCCGTGGCCCCCTCAGGCCCAGCGGAACACCTTCGAAGTGCGCCGCGACGACATCCACTGGGCGCGCGAGTACCTCGTTCCGTGGATCGGCCGCCGGCTGCGCGGAGAGTCCTCCGGCGACGAGGTCGCCGCGAAGCGCCCGGACCTGCTGCCGCTCTGA
- a CDS encoding STM4015 family protein, whose product MNFVTDIEHPETFHGLPVHVLPTPGETTAEGADGTAAPGSLPAADAVAWRLESAWRDDLDFPALWRHFLGTVDTSRVRALLIGPWWEDEYTPLTEVVQLLTADAARFPSLRAVFLADVESEECEVSWLQLCDVTPVLEAYPLLEEFVVRGGGDTGGAEDAESLRLRPVRHTSLKSLRFESGGLPGHVVRAVGACELPALRSLELWLGSHWYGGDATVEDLAPLLSGGGLPALRHLGLQNSVIQDEIAVAVASAPVVAQLDSLSLAMGTLSDAGAEALLAGQPLSHLSRLDLRHHYLGEEMILRVTSACAPALVDAEPGDASDFDPDEDGERYVAVSE is encoded by the coding sequence ATGAACTTCGTGACGGACATCGAGCATCCGGAGACGTTCCACGGGCTGCCCGTGCACGTCCTGCCGACTCCCGGCGAGACGACGGCCGAAGGCGCCGACGGGACCGCGGCGCCCGGGAGCCTCCCTGCGGCGGACGCGGTCGCCTGGCGGCTCGAAAGCGCCTGGCGTGACGACCTCGACTTTCCGGCTCTGTGGCGTCACTTCCTGGGCACCGTGGACACCTCGCGGGTCCGGGCGCTGCTGATCGGCCCCTGGTGGGAGGACGAGTACACCCCTCTCACCGAAGTGGTCCAGCTCCTGACGGCCGACGCCGCCCGTTTCCCTTCTCTGCGCGCGGTGTTCCTCGCCGACGTGGAGAGCGAGGAGTGCGAGGTCTCGTGGCTCCAGCTGTGCGACGTCACTCCGGTGCTGGAGGCCTATCCGCTCCTGGAGGAGTTCGTGGTCCGGGGCGGCGGCGACACGGGAGGCGCCGAGGACGCGGAGTCCCTCCGGCTGCGGCCTGTGCGGCACACCTCCCTGAAGTCGCTCCGGTTCGAGTCGGGCGGACTGCCCGGGCATGTCGTGCGGGCGGTCGGCGCCTGCGAACTGCCCGCGCTGCGGAGCCTGGAGCTGTGGCTCGGCTCCCACTGGTACGGCGGGGACGCCACGGTCGAGGACCTGGCTCCGCTGCTCTCCGGAGGCGGGCTTCCGGCGCTGCGCCATCTGGGGCTGCAGAACAGCGTGATCCAGGACGAGATCGCCGTCGCCGTGGCCTCGGCACCCGTCGTCGCCCAGCTGGATTCGCTCTCTCTGGCCATGGGCACGCTGAGCGACGCGGGCGCCGAGGCCCTGCTGGCCGGTCAGCCGCTGTCGCATCTGTCGCGACTCGATCTGCGCCATCACTATCTGGGCGAGGAGATGATCCTGCGCGTCACGTCGGCCTGCGCACCCGCCCTGGTGGACGCCGAGCCCGGTGACGCGTCCGACTTCGATCCGGACGAGGACGGCGAGCGGTATGTCGCTGTCAGCGAGTAG
- a CDS encoding STM4015 family protein, which produces MTITHHLSELHGLPAVDFASRTDGPPLPEAGAAAWRLRVDPYEDGPDTSWEELFELFLKTVDPLSVRALIIGQWGEVYDCDSSYPIGLVTAAASRLPSLEAVFVGDLVLEEAEISWIEQSDVTALLNAFPGLVELGVRGGTGLVFPPVRHDTLRSLTIESGGLPVQAVRGVLDSELPALEKLDLWLGVSAYGGDAELADLAPLLSGTRFLALHHLGLRNSEIQEEIAAAVASAPLVARLRTLDLSNGVLGDDGAAALLEGQPLTHLGLLDLHHHFLSEEMEQRLTEALVPHGVRLDLSDRNKPWNDGGRENRYTAVAE; this is translated from the coding sequence ATGACCATCACGCACCACCTGAGCGAGCTGCACGGCCTTCCCGCCGTCGACTTCGCATCGCGGACCGACGGTCCCCCGCTCCCCGAAGCGGGCGCCGCGGCGTGGCGACTGCGCGTCGACCCGTACGAAGACGGGCCGGACACTTCGTGGGAGGAGCTCTTCGAGCTGTTCCTGAAGACGGTCGATCCGCTGAGTGTCCGTGCGTTGATCATCGGTCAGTGGGGCGAGGTGTACGACTGCGACTCCTCGTACCCGATAGGCCTGGTGACCGCCGCGGCGAGCCGGCTGCCCTCCCTCGAAGCCGTTTTCGTCGGAGACCTGGTCCTGGAAGAGGCGGAGATCTCCTGGATCGAGCAGTCGGACGTGACGGCCCTGCTCAACGCCTTCCCCGGGCTGGTGGAGCTGGGTGTGCGGGGCGGCACCGGTCTGGTCTTCCCGCCGGTGCGGCACGACACGCTGCGTTCGCTCACGATCGAGTCCGGCGGCCTGCCGGTCCAGGCGGTGCGCGGCGTGCTGGACAGTGAACTCCCCGCGCTGGAGAAGCTCGACCTGTGGCTCGGCGTGTCGGCGTACGGCGGCGACGCCGAGCTCGCGGACCTGGCTCCACTCCTGTCCGGTACGCGCTTCCTGGCCCTGCACCACCTCGGCCTGCGCAACAGCGAGATCCAGGAGGAGATCGCCGCGGCCGTCGCCTCTGCGCCGCTGGTCGCGCGACTGCGCACCCTGGACCTGTCGAACGGAGTCCTGGGCGACGACGGGGCCGCGGCGCTGCTCGAAGGCCAGCCGCTCACCCATCTCGGCCTCCTCGACCTCCACCACCACTTCCTGAGCGAGGAGATGGAGCAGCGGCTCACCGAGGCGCTGGTACCGCACGGCGTCCGGCTCGATCTGTCGGACCGCAACAAGCCCTGGAACGACGGCGGCCGCGAGAACCGGTACACGGCGGTGGCGGAATGA
- a CDS encoding LysM peptidoglycan-binding domain-containing M23 family metallopeptidase has product MPIPGKHRRKKSGPIARGILAVGAGGAVVALPLLGATGAHAADQSASAAQSAPAAQQSAKTYKVVSGDYLAKIAAQHKIKGGWEKLYQDNREVVGGNPSLILPGMKLTLGAQASGSASTASSAKAEAPKTETKTAAKTEAKAAPATTTESAATTTKAADSNSTGWTTPVANATVTTQYHASGSMWSSGYHTGSDFSAATGTVVRAVGPGTVVSAGYDGAYGNEVIIKHADGMYSQYAHQSQLMVSVGQTVTGGQQIGLSGATGNVTGPHLHFEIRTTPSYGSDVDPIAYLRLHGVSI; this is encoded by the coding sequence ATGCCCATCCCGGGTAAGCACCGTCGTAAGAAGTCCGGCCCCATCGCTCGCGGCATCCTCGCCGTCGGAGCGGGCGGCGCCGTCGTCGCCCTGCCGCTCCTCGGAGCCACGGGCGCCCACGCCGCCGACCAGTCGGCGTCCGCCGCCCAGTCCGCGCCGGCCGCCCAGCAGTCCGCCAAGACCTACAAGGTCGTCTCCGGCGACTACCTGGCGAAGATCGCCGCCCAGCACAAGATCAAGGGTGGCTGGGAGAAGCTCTACCAGGACAACCGCGAGGTCGTCGGCGGCAACCCGAGCCTGATCCTCCCGGGCATGAAGCTGACCCTCGGTGCCCAGGCGTCCGGCTCGGCCTCCACCGCGTCCTCCGCCAAGGCCGAGGCCCCGAAGACCGAGACGAAGACGGCGGCCAAGACCGAGGCGAAGGCCGCTCCGGCGACCACGACCGAGTCCGCCGCGACCACCACCAAGGCCGCCGACAGCAACAGCACCGGCTGGACCACCCCGGTGGCCAACGCGACCGTCACCACCCAGTACCACGCCTCCGGCTCCATGTGGTCCAGCGGTTACCACACCGGCTCCGACTTCAGCGCCGCGACCGGCACCGTCGTCCGCGCCGTCGGCCCCGGCACCGTCGTCTCCGCCGGCTACGACGGCGCCTACGGCAACGAGGTCATCATCAAGCACGCCGACGGCATGTACTCCCAGTACGCGCACCAGTCGCAGCTGATGGTCTCGGTCGGCCAGACCGTCACCGGCGGCCAGCAGATCGGTCTCTCGGGTGCCACCGGCAACGTCACCGGCCCGCACCTCCACTTCGAGATCCGCACCACCCCGAGCTACGGCTCGGACGTGGACCCGATCGCCTACCTGCGTCTCCACGGCGTCTCCATCTGA